One Cohnella candidum genomic region harbors:
- a CDS encoding IreB family regulatory phosphoprotein yields the protein MSMADKNHMDKTVQFDVVADPQELSSRDILLQVHDALVEKEYHPINQIVGYLLSGDPAYIPRHNNARSLIRKKERDELIEELVRFYLQHR from the coding sequence ATGAGCATGGCGGACAAAAACCATATGGACAAGACGGTTCAGTTCGATGTCGTCGCCGATCCGCAGGAATTGTCCTCCCGGGACATCCTGCTTCAGGTGCACGATGCCTTAGTGGAGAAGGAATACCACCCCATCAACCAAATCGTCGGTTACCTTCTCTCCGGGGATCCGGCCTACATTCCCCGCCATAACAACGCGAGAAGCCTGATCCGGAAAAAAGAACGGGACGAACTGATCGAGGAACTCGTCCGTTTCTACCTCCAGCACCGGTAA
- the ruvX gene encoding Holliday junction resolvase RuvX, which produces MRILGLDYGDRRIGVALSDAFGWTAQGLEMIERKKEGDDFKRIAELVKEHEVESIVVGLPKNMNGTVGPRGEICMAFAEELRQNLSLPVHLWDERLTTVAATRTLLEADVSRRKRKQVVDKMAAALLLQNYLDFRGK; this is translated from the coding sequence ATGCGAATTCTCGGTTTGGATTACGGCGACAGGCGCATCGGGGTGGCGCTGAGCGACGCGTTCGGGTGGACGGCGCAAGGCCTAGAGATGATCGAGCGCAAGAAGGAAGGCGACGACTTCAAGCGCATCGCCGAGCTGGTGAAGGAACACGAGGTAGAGTCGATCGTGGTCGGCCTCCCGAAGAACATGAACGGAACCGTCGGTCCGCGTGGCGAAATTTGCATGGCATTCGCGGAGGAATTAAGGCAAAACTTATCCTTGCCTGTCCATCTTTGGGATGAACGGTTGACGACGGTCGCGGCGACGCGAACGCTGCTGGAAGCCGACGTCAGCCGCCGCAAGCGAAAGCAGGTAGTGGACAAAATGGCGGCGGCCCTGCTGCTGCAAAATTATTTGGACTTTCGAGGGAAATGA
- a CDS encoding DUF1292 domain-containing protein, with protein MADEINGQEEAEIIYIPDDEGNEEAFEVIMRFELDDGTDRKYLMVVPAEEDADEEQEVFAFRYEEENEEIKLYPIEEQEEWEIVEETFNTLMSEFGAAEEDANGKG; from the coding sequence ATGGCTGACGAAATAAACGGGCAAGAAGAGGCGGAAATCATCTACATTCCGGACGACGAAGGCAACGAAGAAGCCTTCGAGGTCATCATGCGTTTCGAATTGGATGATGGCACGGACCGCAAATACCTGATGGTCGTGCCGGCGGAAGAGGACGCGGACGAAGAGCAGGAAGTGTTCGCTTTCCGCTACGAGGAAGAAAACGAAGAGATCAAGCTGTATCCCATCGAAGAGCAGGAAGAATGGGAGATCGTCGAAGAAACGTTCAACACGTTGATGAGCGAATTCGGAGCCGCCGAGGAAGACGCGAACGGCAAAGGCTGA
- a CDS encoding DUF1292 domain-containing protein has translation MTQEGNGRTAPPSLKQAFGNFVELEGGGGGAEAYRILAELDVGGRRYAVLQSESMRKEGEIEVFRVVSDGEGNPVLETVEDDEEWELAAEAYDDLQFGSDERP, from the coding sequence TTGACGCAGGAAGGTAACGGACGGACCGCTCCGCCGTCGCTGAAGCAAGCCTTCGGGAACTTCGTGGAACTGGAAGGCGGCGGAGGCGGGGCGGAAGCCTACCGGATTCTCGCCGAGCTGGACGTGGGGGGCCGCCGGTACGCGGTGCTCCAATCGGAGTCCATGCGCAAGGAAGGCGAGATCGAGGTGTTTCGGGTCGTCTCGGACGGGGAAGGAAACCCCGTGCTGGAGACGGTAGAGGACGATGAAGAATGGGAGCTTGCCGCCGAAGCCTATGACGATTTGCAGTTCGGCAGCGACGAACGTCCCTGA
- the mltG gene encoding endolytic transglycosylase MltG: protein MLLWSFLIALGLVLIVAGGALLYVWNGLRPPASAAPVRVTIDKGMRAQKVAEVLEANGLIRNAKLFGGWLKLKGEGARFQAGVYELTPGMSRDEIVAKLNNGEIVAAATFRFTIPEGFTIQQMADRLSQAGQVKKDAFLQAAANPSVWTGSTWAAQIPSDGNLRYPLEGYLFPETYEMRSGSTEADVINRMLSELDKKLNQLPEDWQTTMQDRGLTLHQLLTIASLIEREVVVDKERPIVSSVIANRLKKKMPLQIDATIQYLLDKQKEKLTEEDLKVDSPYNTYLHPGLPPGPIANPSLKSIEAALYPDQTDYYYYVTKKDGTNGHLFAVTYKQHQKNIELSNRNVKK, encoded by the coding sequence GTGTTATTATGGTCTTTTTTGATCGCGCTCGGCTTGGTCCTGATCGTCGCAGGGGGAGCCCTTCTGTATGTGTGGAACGGCTTGCGCCCGCCCGCGTCCGCGGCTCCCGTCCGCGTAACGATCGATAAGGGGATGCGGGCGCAGAAAGTGGCGGAGGTGCTCGAAGCCAACGGACTCATCCGCAACGCCAAGCTCTTCGGAGGCTGGCTGAAGCTGAAAGGCGAAGGCGCGAGGTTTCAGGCCGGCGTGTACGAGCTGACACCGGGCATGTCGCGCGACGAAATCGTCGCCAAGCTGAACAACGGAGAGATCGTGGCGGCGGCGACGTTCCGGTTTACCATTCCCGAAGGCTTCACGATCCAGCAGATGGCCGATCGGCTCTCGCAGGCGGGGCAAGTCAAGAAAGACGCGTTCCTGCAGGCGGCCGCCAATCCATCGGTTTGGACGGGCTCGACCTGGGCCGCGCAAATTCCGTCCGACGGGAACCTCCGTTATCCGCTGGAAGGATACCTCTTCCCGGAGACGTACGAGATGCGGTCGGGCAGCACGGAAGCCGACGTCATCAACCGGATGCTGTCCGAGCTGGACAAGAAGCTCAACCAGCTGCCGGAAGATTGGCAGACGACGATGCAGGATCGCGGATTGACGCTGCACCAGCTGCTGACGATCGCTTCCCTCATCGAACGGGAAGTCGTCGTCGACAAGGAGCGCCCGATCGTTTCCAGCGTTATCGCGAACCGGCTGAAGAAGAAGATGCCGCTTCAGATCGACGCCACCATCCAGTACTTGCTGGACAAGCAAAAGGAAAAGCTGACGGAAGAGGACCTGAAAGTCGACAGTCCTTACAATACGTATTTGCACCCGGGGCTGCCTCCTGGACCGATCGCCAATCCGAGCCTGAAGTCGATCGAAGCCGCGCTTTACCCGGACCAAACCGATTACTATTACTACGTGACCAAGAAGGACGGAACGAACGGGCATTTGTTCGCCGTCACGTACAAGCAGCATCAGAAGAACATCGAGCTTAGCAACCGCAACGTCAAAAAGTAA
- a CDS encoding peptidase U32 family protein encodes MSSVAKSELLIAAGSAAQAERYIQAGADAVLIGEPRFGMRQPGTIPAGELADAVARVNALGAKAYVNMNKLFRNDELAALPDYIRTVAAAQADAIVFGDPAVLLNVREHAPGLPLHWNAEMTGTNSAAANYWGRRGAVRAVLARELNGEEIAAFKRETELEIQVQVHGMTNIYHSHRNLLQSYMEHLGREASLLDRGPDKGLYLVETERPNERFPVYEDESGTHVMSPDDICLLEALPELFEAGVHSLYVEPLLKSEAYNVTVLKSYRAALDRWAADPAGYSEDPAWLDAIRELQDPERELGFGFMYKEQVY; translated from the coding sequence ATGTCTTCCGTCGCCAAATCCGAGCTGCTCATCGCGGCCGGGTCGGCCGCGCAAGCGGAACGTTATATTCAAGCCGGAGCCGACGCGGTGCTGATCGGGGAACCGAGATTCGGCATGCGGCAGCCGGGAACCATTCCCGCCGGGGAGCTGGCGGATGCCGTCGCCCGCGTGAATGCGCTCGGGGCCAAGGCTTACGTCAACATGAACAAATTGTTCCGCAATGACGAGCTTGCGGCTCTGCCCGATTATATCCGCACGGTCGCCGCGGCCCAAGCGGATGCGATCGTTTTCGGAGACCCGGCGGTACTCCTGAACGTCCGGGAGCACGCCCCCGGCTTACCCTTGCACTGGAACGCGGAGATGACCGGCACGAACTCGGCGGCCGCCAACTATTGGGGCCGCAGGGGAGCGGTCCGCGCCGTGCTGGCGCGCGAGCTGAACGGGGAAGAAATCGCCGCATTCAAACGCGAAACGGAGCTCGAAATCCAGGTGCAGGTGCACGGGATGACGAACATCTACCATTCGCATCGCAACTTGCTCCAAAGCTACATGGAGCATCTGGGCCGCGAAGCTTCTTTGCTTGACCGGGGGCCGGATAAAGGGCTGTATCTCGTGGAAACCGAGCGTCCGAACGAGCGTTTTCCCGTGTACGAGGACGAATCGGGCACCCATGTCATGAGCCCGGACGACATATGCCTGCTCGAGGCGCTGCCCGAGCTGTTCGAAGCCGGCGTGCACAGTCTTTACGTCGAGCCTCTTCTCAAGTCCGAAGCCTACAACGTCACCGTGTTGAAGAGCTACCGCGCCGCATTGGACCGTTGGGCTGCGGATCCGGCCGGCTACTCGGAGGATCCGGCATGGCTCGACGCCATCCGGGAGTTGCAGGATCCCGAGCGTGAACTCGGATTCGGCTTCATGTACAAGGAACAAGTTTATTGA
- a CDS encoding peptidase U32 family protein has product MRLAKPELLAPAGSLEKLKFAVHYGADAVYIGGQKYGLRSNADNFSIDQMRQGVEFASRYGAKVFVATNIFAHQEDLPGIADYLREIEDAGIAAIITADPAIVETAQKVAPRLEVHLSTQQSTMNWQAVQFWKQEGLPRVVLAREATMAEIREMKSRVDIELEVFIHGAMCSSVSGRCVLSNHFTDRDSNRGGCCQSCRWKYDLHADDQSVSEPGQNLFTMSSKDLCMIEHLPDLIEAGVDSFKIEGRMKSVHYVASVVNAYRQAIDAYFADPDGYTLRKEWVEEIGKAANRPLNTGFFYGTPGATEHIYEPEEKPAPYDFAAVVTDYDAASGIATVQQRSPFRPGMQVEFIGPGGRHFKQEIGDMTDAEGNRLDVARHPLQTIKLRVNEPVSPLDLMRKRTG; this is encoded by the coding sequence GTGAGGTTGGCCAAGCCGGAGCTTCTGGCGCCGGCAGGCAGCCTGGAAAAGCTGAAATTCGCCGTCCACTACGGGGCGGATGCCGTATATATCGGAGGCCAGAAATACGGTCTGCGTTCGAATGCGGACAACTTCAGCATCGACCAGATGCGCCAAGGCGTGGAGTTCGCTTCCCGCTACGGCGCGAAAGTATTCGTGGCGACCAACATTTTCGCCCACCAGGAAGATCTCCCGGGCATCGCGGACTACCTGCGCGAGATCGAGGACGCCGGGATCGCCGCCATCATTACGGCCGATCCGGCGATCGTGGAGACCGCCCAAAAAGTCGCGCCGCGCCTTGAAGTCCACTTGAGCACGCAGCAATCCACGATGAACTGGCAGGCGGTGCAATTTTGGAAGCAAGAAGGGCTTCCCCGCGTCGTGCTGGCCCGCGAAGCGACGATGGCCGAAATCCGCGAAATGAAATCGCGCGTCGACATCGAGCTTGAAGTGTTCATCCACGGAGCGATGTGCTCCTCGGTGTCGGGCCGATGCGTGCTTTCCAACCATTTTACGGACCGGGACTCGAACCGCGGGGGCTGCTGCCAATCCTGCCGGTGGAAATACGACCTTCACGCGGACGATCAGTCCGTGTCCGAACCGGGACAAAACCTGTTCACGATGAGCTCGAAGGACCTGTGCATGATCGAGCATCTGCCCGACCTGATCGAAGCGGGCGTGGACAGCTTTAAAATCGAAGGACGGATGAAGAGCGTCCACTACGTCGCTTCCGTCGTCAACGCGTACCGTCAGGCGATCGACGCCTACTTCGCCGATCCTGACGGCTATACGCTTCGCAAGGAGTGGGTGGAGGAGATCGGCAAAGCCGCCAACCGGCCGCTCAACACCGGGTTCTTCTACGGCACTCCCGGGGCGACAGAGCACATCTACGAGCCGGAGGAGAAACCCGCTCCTTACGACTTCGCCGCGGTCGTGACGGATTACGACGCCGCTTCCGGCATCGCCACGGTGCAGCAGCGGAGCCCTTTCCGTCCCGGCATGCAAGTGGAGTTCATCGGGCCGGGTGGCCGGCACTTCAAGCAGGAAATCGGAGATATGACGGACGCGGAAGGAAACCGTCTGGACGTTGCCCGTCACCCGCTGCAAACGATCAAGCTGCGCGTGAACGAGCCGGTATCGCCCCTTGACCTGATGCGCAAACGCACCGGTTAA
- a CDS encoding methyl-accepting chemotaxis protein translates to MKKTWRDMLEAFQWRKGIKAVSGLGHKVGEQLKETKIENPIRSVGMKLFLLIISSILVCVLLLGLFSYNKSSSIIKSKVADASAQTAEQTAGKMSLMLAGYERESLSFITDNEFMSLLNTLGVSTDDFEKFDTARQLSEKLSRVAMSDSTLDSVSLIAADDPQEQLITSGSSLNKEALLQNKYLEDIKKGNGKAVWVPMLPKGMDGSHISPTFAVGRYLNQGKPHILLLEIKSKALAEEMKSVKFGEGGSAYVLSPDGTIAYGPDDRKVGTKYESKIPDGSETLNIGGVSTLSSKGTIATNGWLLIGNIPVSELVKDAKQIRNLTLIMSVVAIIIAAAIGLLVMLTVGRPLAQLRTLMNEGEKGNLTVRSSIRQKDEIGQVAVSFNRMMEEITGLVRKTNQSALEVLETASSLTEASRKTAGAAKEIAVATEEIASGATNLAVESEKGSDLTSQIGEQVQSVIHSNSEMGQAAGEVEEASRKGSDYMGTLIRKTGQTEEMTRSMVEKVDKLKDSTRSIRKILDVLGNVSKQTNILSLNATIEAARAGTAGKGFMVVADEIRKLADQSRQSIGVVGEIVETIQREIDETVSVLSEAYPIFQEQIDSVREANQIFVTVQENMNGFVNRLDSATESVRHLEEAQSTLTLAMTNVSAVAQQASATSEEVASLSNEQLGISDGLVQLSNRLETVSNQLRDSLSRFTVA, encoded by the coding sequence ATGAAAAAAACGTGGCGTGACATGTTGGAAGCGTTTCAATGGAGGAAAGGAATCAAAGCTGTCAGCGGCTTGGGCCACAAAGTCGGGGAGCAGTTGAAGGAAACGAAGATCGAAAATCCGATCCGTTCCGTGGGCATGAAGCTGTTCCTGCTGATCATCAGCAGCATCCTCGTCTGCGTCCTGCTGCTCGGGTTGTTCTCGTATAACAAATCCAGCTCCATCATCAAGTCCAAAGTCGCGGACGCCAGCGCCCAGACCGCCGAGCAGACCGCGGGCAAGATGAGCCTGATGCTGGCCGGTTACGAACGGGAGTCTCTCTCCTTCATCACGGACAACGAATTCATGAGCCTTCTCAACACGCTTGGCGTCAGCACGGACGATTTCGAGAAGTTCGACACCGCGCGCCAGTTGTCCGAAAAGCTGAGCCGGGTGGCGATGTCCGATTCCACGCTGGACTCCGTCTCCCTCATCGCCGCCGACGATCCGCAAGAACAGCTGATCACGAGCGGCAGCTCGCTGAATAAAGAAGCGCTCCTGCAGAACAAGTATCTTGAAGATATCAAGAAGGGCAACGGAAAAGCGGTCTGGGTTCCGATGCTTCCCAAAGGGATGGACGGCTCCCATATCTCTCCTACTTTTGCCGTCGGCCGGTATTTGAACCAAGGTAAGCCGCATATCCTGCTGCTCGAGATCAAGAGCAAAGCCCTCGCCGAAGAGATGAAGAGCGTGAAGTTCGGCGAAGGAGGCTCCGCCTACGTTCTTTCCCCGGACGGCACGATCGCGTACGGCCCGGATGACCGCAAAGTGGGCACGAAGTACGAAAGCAAAATCCCGGATGGCTCGGAAACGCTCAACATCGGAGGCGTAAGCACCCTGTCCTCCAAGGGCACGATCGCGACGAACGGCTGGCTCTTGATCGGCAACATCCCGGTATCCGAGCTGGTGAAAGACGCGAAGCAAATCCGCAATCTGACTTTGATCATGTCGGTGGTGGCGATCATCATCGCTGCGGCTATCGGCTTGCTCGTCATGCTGACCGTCGGCCGTCCGCTTGCGCAGCTCCGCACGCTGATGAACGAAGGCGAGAAGGGCAACCTGACCGTTCGCTCCAGCATCCGACAAAAGGATGAAATCGGCCAAGTAGCCGTCAGCTTTAACCGCATGATGGAAGAGATCACCGGCCTGGTGCGGAAGACGAACCAGTCGGCTCTGGAGGTGCTGGAGACGGCTTCCTCGCTGACGGAAGCCTCCCGCAAAACGGCGGGGGCCGCGAAGGAAATCGCGGTCGCCACGGAAGAGATCGCGAGCGGGGCGACGAACCTTGCCGTCGAATCGGAGAAGGGAAGCGACCTGACTTCGCAGATCGGCGAGCAGGTGCAGTCCGTCATCCATTCGAACTCGGAGATGGGACAAGCCGCCGGCGAAGTCGAGGAAGCGAGCCGCAAAGGCTCCGACTATATGGGCACGCTGATCCGGAAAACCGGCCAAACCGAGGAAATGACCCGCTCCATGGTAGAGAAGGTCGACAAGCTGAAGGACAGCACCCGTTCCATTCGCAAAATCCTCGACGTGCTCGGCAACGTGTCCAAGCAGACGAACATTCTGTCGCTCAACGCCACGATCGAAGCGGCTCGCGCAGGTACGGCAGGCAAAGGCTTCATGGTCGTCGCGGACGAAATCCGCAAGCTGGCCGACCAGTCCCGCCAGTCGATCGGCGTCGTAGGAGAGATCGTGGAAACGATCCAGCGCGAAATCGACGAAACGGTGTCCGTCCTGTCAGAGGCGTACCCGATTTTCCAAGAGCAGATCGATTCCGTCCGCGAAGCAAACCAAATTTTCGTGACGGTTCAGGAGAACATGAACGGCTTCGTCAACCGCCTGGATTCGGCGACCGAATCCGTACGCCACCTCGAGGAAGCGCAATCGACGCTGACGCTCGCGATGACCAACGTCAGCGCGGTCGCGCAGCAAGCTTCGGCGACGTCCGAAGAAGTCGCGTCGCTCAGCAACGAGCAGCTCGGCATCAGCGACGGCCTCGTGCAGCTGTCGAACCGTTTGGAGACGGTGTCCAACCAGCTCCGCGACTCGCTTTCGAGATTTACGGTGGCTTAA
- a CDS encoding peptidoglycan D,D-transpeptidase FtsI family protein, which produces MNEQGKRRMIHILLLLTAGFCLIAVRLAWMQAGWGAGSGKGVRQTDIPAVARQSVSQRSQSFIVDPGRGQFRDRHGRPLTGVPVNGLVAFPDYGMPRGSEESLRTVAETLGTTRERLESWLRQLKEPEAWRTPQSGRVAALSDRQAAAVRRSGLLGVSVLPVRVRYPGDRPSLHALGFLSQDPSRLTALYAGKLESREWKNTEPLGGSGLEKSLDRFLHGVGATVVSQITDAGRRPLAGLGLRTNAPSNPHFPLQVTTTLDLEIQRAAEDALSAAGVKEGAAVVLDARNADVLAMVSRPLIDPYLIGTPGTDERNHAITAFPPGSVFKAVTLAAALESGTADMDSEFHCNGTYGRYGLKCWRHEGHGKLTLEEAFAESCNVAFAELAETMDPAWIQITGERLGLGRRVGWHADAFVDGGPLRLLEEEEAGTIFPSKQAAQDGGVRTGTGIGQRDVRVTPLQAANLVVTLLHGGRVSAPRLVSEIRYADGGAMAKLAPQSSPSKYGAIRPETAAAVLKAMRAVVTEGTARAALAESGWPLAGKSGTAELAGKAKARNDHWFVGYGPATGAPRYAVAVLIENQPSGLRNRAAAVFGDIMERLRRSDLPAGPPAGRPNAARTGAR; this is translated from the coding sequence TTGAACGAACAAGGAAAACGGAGAATGATCCATATCCTGCTGCTGCTGACGGCGGGCTTCTGCCTGATCGCCGTGCGCTTGGCCTGGATGCAGGCAGGATGGGGTGCCGGATCGGGGAAGGGAGTCCGCCAAACGGACATTCCCGCCGTTGCCCGGCAATCGGTGTCCCAGCGATCGCAATCCTTTATCGTGGATCCGGGGAGGGGGCAGTTCCGGGATCGCCATGGCCGGCCGCTGACCGGCGTGCCCGTGAACGGTCTCGTCGCTTTTCCGGACTACGGAATGCCCCGCGGTTCCGAGGAATCGCTTCGAACGGTGGCGGAAACGCTAGGTACGACCCGTGAACGGTTGGAAAGCTGGCTCAGGCAGCTGAAGGAACCGGAAGCCTGGCGAACGCCGCAATCCGGGCGGGTCGCGGCCCTATCGGATCGGCAAGCCGCCGCCGTCCGGCGTTCCGGCCTCCTGGGCGTCTCCGTGCTTCCCGTCCGTGTCCGTTACCCGGGCGACCGGCCTTCTCTCCATGCCTTGGGATTCCTCTCCCAGGACCCTTCCAGGCTGACGGCTCTCTACGCCGGCAAGCTGGAATCGCGCGAATGGAAAAACACGGAGCCCCTTGGCGGCTCCGGCTTGGAGAAATCGCTCGACCGCTTCCTCCATGGCGTAGGAGCGACCGTCGTGAGCCAAATCACCGACGCCGGCAGGCGCCCCCTTGCCGGACTGGGTCTGCGGACGAACGCGCCGAGCAACCCGCATTTTCCGCTGCAGGTGACGACAACGCTCGATCTGGAGATTCAGCGGGCGGCGGAGGACGCCTTATCCGCCGCCGGAGTCAAGGAAGGCGCGGCGGTCGTGCTGGACGCGCGAAACGCCGACGTGCTCGCGATGGTCTCGCGTCCGCTAATAGATCCGTATCTTATCGGCACTCCCGGGACGGATGAACGCAATCACGCGATCACGGCGTTTCCTCCCGGTTCCGTTTTCAAGGCCGTGACGCTGGCGGCTGCGCTGGAGTCGGGGACGGCGGACATGGATTCGGAATTCCATTGCAACGGAACGTATGGGCGTTACGGACTGAAGTGCTGGCGGCATGAGGGTCACGGAAAGCTGACGCTGGAGGAGGCCTTTGCCGAGTCCTGCAACGTTGCGTTCGCGGAGTTGGCGGAAACGATGGATCCGGCTTGGATCCAGATTACCGGGGAACGGCTCGGTCTGGGACGGAGGGTCGGCTGGCACGCGGACGCGTTCGTCGACGGCGGCCCGCTGCGCCTGCTGGAGGAGGAAGAGGCGGGCACGATCTTTCCGAGCAAGCAGGCCGCGCAAGACGGAGGCGTTCGCACCGGCACCGGAATCGGGCAGCGGGACGTGCGCGTGACGCCGCTGCAGGCGGCCAACCTCGTCGTCACGCTGCTGCACGGCGGCCGCGTCTCCGCCCCTCGCCTCGTATCGGAAATCCGGTACGCGGACGGGGGGGCGATGGCCAAGCTGGCTCCGCAATCCTCGCCGTCCAAGTACGGCGCGATCCGGCCCGAAACGGCGGCGGCCGTCCTGAAAGCCATGCGGGCCGTCGTGACCGAAGGAACGGCACGGGCAGCGCTGGCGGAGTCCGGATGGCCGCTCGCGGGCAAATCCGGGACGGCGGAGCTCGCGGGAAAAGCGAAAGCCCGTAACGACCACTGGTTCGTGGGTTACGGGCCTGCGACGGGCGCACCGCGTTACGCGGTCGCCGTATTGATCGAAAACCAGCCTTCCGGGCTCAGAAACCGTGCGGCCGCCGTGTTCGGCGATATTATGGAGCGGCTGCGGCGTTCGGATCTTCCGGCCGGCCCTCCTGCGGGTCGTCCGAATGCGGCTCGAACGGGTGCACGGTGA
- a CDS encoding AI-2E family transporter, with translation MLPLYKKYWRTAFDLAVIAFTVWITMFAFSYLYKIATPVFLSFLIFLCIEPLAKRLNRWGLKKSIATGISMLLFMLVVLSILAGLGYIFYSEIKQLAASLPDYQKLLTQHAGDITAEWQAKFNSLPPDWVKQISAAFSKVTEWGSKLAKFLLDWLINSTMSISTFVFNFSIALILAYFLSLEIETWKRLGGERSPKTLKAAFAFLREHVFRGIGAYLKSQGILISITFAVIFIALLALQVPNAFAVALLAGIFDILPLLGVQTLFIPWIIYLFIVGDNSLALWLTGLLVVVNTTRQILEPRITGQTVGVSAFTMLAFAMVSMSLFGVAGLILAPILMILLKALYDEGYFHRWIRLPREEFTVHPFEPHSDDPQEGRPEDPNAAAAP, from the coding sequence ATGCTTCCGTTATACAAGAAATATTGGCGGACCGCGTTCGATCTCGCCGTCATCGCGTTTACGGTGTGGATCACGATGTTCGCCTTCAGCTACTTGTACAAAATCGCCACGCCCGTTTTCCTATCCTTCCTCATCTTCCTGTGCATCGAACCGCTCGCCAAACGGCTGAACCGGTGGGGACTCAAAAAATCGATTGCGACGGGGATCAGCATGCTGCTGTTCATGCTCGTCGTATTGAGCATCTTGGCCGGATTGGGCTATATTTTCTATTCCGAAATCAAACAATTGGCAGCATCCCTGCCGGATTATCAGAAGCTGCTCACGCAGCATGCGGGCGACATCACGGCCGAATGGCAGGCCAAGTTCAACTCGCTTCCTCCCGATTGGGTGAAGCAGATCAGCGCCGCTTTCTCCAAAGTGACGGAATGGGGCAGCAAACTGGCCAAGTTCCTGCTCGATTGGCTGATCAACTCGACCATGTCGATCTCCACGTTCGTCTTCAATTTTTCCATCGCCCTGATTTTGGCTTACTTCCTGAGTCTCGAAATCGAAACCTGGAAAAGGCTCGGCGGCGAGCGTTCGCCGAAAACGCTGAAGGCGGCGTTCGCTTTCCTCCGCGAGCACGTGTTCAGGGGCATCGGGGCCTACCTCAAATCGCAAGGCATTCTGATCAGCATTACGTTCGCGGTCATTTTCATCGCATTGCTCGCGCTTCAGGTGCCCAACGCGTTCGCCGTGGCGCTTCTCGCCGGCATTTTCGACATCCTGCCGCTGCTCGGCGTCCAGACGCTGTTCATCCCTTGGATCATTTATCTGTTCATCGTCGGCGACAATTCGCTCGCGCTGTGGCTGACGGGATTGCTCGTCGTCGTCAATACGACCCGGCAAATTCTCGAGCCCCGCATCACCGGCCAGACGGTCGGCGTCTCCGCCTTCACGATGCTCGCCTTCGCGATGGTGTCGATGTCCTTGTTCGGCGTCGCGGGTTTGATTTTGGCCCCGATTCTGATGATTTTGCTGAAAGCCTTGTATGACGAAGGCTATTTCCACCGCTGGATCCGGCTGCCGCGGGAGGAGTTCACCGTGCACCCGTTCGAGCCGCATTCGGACGACCCGCAGGAGGGCCGGCCGGAAGATCCGAACGCCGCAGCCGCTCCATAA